A stretch of the Halomonas sp. BDJS001 genome encodes the following:
- a CDS encoding AraC family transcriptional regulator codes for MCGAGICLVLQGTKQLFIGEKMLRHPAGHSFASLVELPSTRCVFEVENEQPYVATGLNIDHNALVRLMADIPPSPQASEPTPCFSEALADRELLEAWDRYLALLDTPADIPALAAPRERELLYRLLQSPHGALLKQLAQDEGKLVQVKRAIDWIRGHFDEPLSINALAEMSEMSVPSLNRHFRAATAASPLQYQKTLRLRAARQLLAKNNNVTHAASAVGYESTSQFSREYSRLFGYSPKQDAQALRSNSHDVTYAVV; via the coding sequence ATGTGCGGCGCGGGTATCTGTTTGGTTCTTCAAGGAACCAAACAACTCTTTATTGGCGAAAAGATGCTACGCCACCCAGCAGGCCACTCTTTCGCTTCGCTTGTCGAGCTACCCTCGACTCGATGCGTATTTGAGGTGGAAAACGAACAACCCTACGTTGCCACCGGCCTGAATATTGACCATAACGCTCTTGTCAGACTAATGGCAGACATTCCACCTTCTCCTCAAGCCAGTGAACCTACTCCCTGCTTTAGTGAAGCGCTGGCTGACCGTGAATTACTGGAAGCTTGGGATCGTTATTTAGCGCTACTTGACACCCCTGCTGACATTCCGGCCTTAGCGGCGCCAAGAGAACGGGAACTGTTATATCGCTTATTGCAGAGCCCACATGGCGCTCTCCTTAAGCAACTCGCGCAAGACGAAGGTAAGCTTGTGCAGGTTAAGCGAGCCATTGACTGGATACGCGGTCATTTCGATGAGCCACTATCGATTAATGCGCTTGCTGAGATGTCTGAAATGAGCGTCCCCTCTCTCAATCGACACTTCAGAGCCGCCACTGCAGCAAGCCCTCTTCAGTATCAAAAAACACTTCGCCTTAGGGCGGCTCGGCAACTCTTGGCCAAAAATAACAATGTAACCCATGCCGCATCCGCGGTGGGTTATGAGAGTACATCGCAGTTCAGTCGCGAATACTCTCGCCTCTTTGGTTACTCACCTAAACAGGACGCCCAGGCACTTCGCAGCAACTCTCATGACGTAACCTATGCAGTCGTCTAA